CAAACTTCATCCCAATCCGCATCACTACTTTCAAACCGATCCGTCGCCATCACATTCAGTCGGAGTGTGGGCTCTTGCACATTCCCAGAAGCCTGTCCATTTAAAAACATAAGCCCTACCAGCACTACCAACCCTACAACCAGCCCCAAATGTTTCTCAATCAATAGAACTGCTACAAGACTTCCCATCAAAAATAGCCCAAAGACAATGAAGGGGACGCCTCCAAAGCGTGCTAACTGAACCATTGGTGAAAAATCCATTTGACTATAAGCCATTGAACCACCGGAACCATGGGGTGAAAATAGTATCATTATTAAATCTACTGCGGCAGCTAAAGCAGGCACAAAGAGTAACAGCAGGTATTTATTTAGGTGTTTAAAAGCTTGGGAAAAGAGGTAGGCAAAAAGGGCGTACTGGAGCGATCGCAGGGCTGTTAAGAGCAAGGCAACGGTGATATTGGAGAGTTGCAACAGGTATAAAAAGAGCGAGAGTGAGCTGATAAAACCAGCGATTAACCCTAAAAGCGCAGCTTTATGTGGCAGATTTTTAAAAGACAGGTAAATAAAAGCAATGACAGCCAGCCAGCTAACCCAAAATATGGGACGTAAGGAGTGGGCATTGGCTAACAAAATACCCGTTATAACAGTAAAAAGCAACCATCTAATGTTCTTATTCATAAAACACGCTCCTAGGCTTTGATGAACTACTTGATTTGATTTTACCAAAAGAAAAACAGACTTGCGAACAAGTCTGTCTCTTACAGCCTAAAAACCATAAATGGAATCTTGGGCTTCACGGATTTTTTGCTGAACTTCCGCCATTAGCATAGTATCTTCAACCAAGCGATCAATTCTAAACAAAACATCATCATTTATAATTTTTTTACGATAAAAATCCATATCTTCAATAAATACGTAAGTTTGCACAATTTGAGCTTTCATATAAGCTAAAATGGGTTTTAGTTGATGATCAGCAATCAAAAAGTGCTTGCTTGAACCGGCCGTTACAATAATGCTGACCACTTTATCTCTAAAGGCATTTTCAGGTAGCAAATCAAAGATATTTTTTAGGGTTGCAGGGATTGAGGCTTGAAATATAGGAGTCCCAATAATGATGGCATCAGCGGCCATCAAGGTTTCTGTGACCATTTTTGTATCATCTTCATAATCCATATAATTGCGTCCATCACTAAAAACCACATCCACCTCCGCCAAATCAATCAAAGTAGTTATCGCATCAGGATATTTTTCATTAATGACTTGCATCGTATAATCCATCGCAATACGGGTCTTTGTGCCCATATTTGAAGCCGATATTCCTACTACTTTCATACACAACCTCCTTATTTTTTCGTATGTTTTTTCACTTCAGGCATAATTTTAGTGGCAATCAATTCAATATTTTTCTTAATTTGATCCATAGGCATACCACCAATATCAATTTCACCCAAGAAACGTTGGTGTCCATACATTTCATATTGATACAAAATTTTATCAATAATTTGTTGGGGCGAACCGACCATTAGGGCATCTCGGTAATCAGGGGCAGCTGCAAATTGTTGTTTTGGATAGGGTTCACCTTTCAATTGCAACATGGCTGAACTTAAATGCGGGTAAAACTCACGTAAAGCTGTTTGGGTATCCTCTGCCACATACATTAAACTGGTTGTAGCAATCGGAAGTGTTGCGGTATCAAAACCTGCTTCTTGAGCTGCTCTGCGATAACCATCCACGGCTGGTTTAAATGCTGTAGACGGTCCACCTAAAGTGGTCAACGTCATGGGTGCTCCAGCGTAACCGGCTTTTATTGCTGAAGCAGCTGGTCCACCAACTGCCCGCCAAATAGGTAATGACCCATTGAGTGGCTGAGGCAGGATCTCCGCGTCATTTAAAGGCGCACGAAAATTACCATACCAAGTAACCCGTTCTTCCTGGTTCAACTTTAATAATAATTCAAACTTTTCTTCAAATATTTCTTCATAATCACGAATATCGACACCTAATAAATCATATGCCCCCAAACGTGAACCCCGTCCAGCGATGATCTCAGCCCGTCCATTAGAAATCAAATCCAAGGTGGCAAAATCCTCATACACTCGCACTGGATCCGAGGTACTTAATACCGTCGCTGAAGAAGCTATTTTAATTTTAGTCGTTGCTTGTGCAATTGCTCCTAAAATAACCGTATGTGCCTGCGTGGTAAATAGCCGTTGATGACTCTCCCCTACTGCCACGACATCTAGCCCTGCCTCTTCGGCAAATTTGGCTGTTTCAATAATTTCTAAAATTCGTTGTTGCGCTGAAATCCTCTCACCTGTTAAGGGATTTCTTAAATGTTCCCCAATGGTATAAAGACCTATCTCCATCCCATTGGCAGGATTAATCCGATATGCTTCCATCAACTGCCTCCTTTATTGTTTCGCTTTGGCATTCAAACCCATTTTTTTTAACAAATTAGTTAGTTGTAGTTTTTCTGACTCCGTTAACACTTCAAAATTTTCGCGTATCACCGCTACATGTTTAGGAAATACTTCATTAAACAAAGCTTCCCCCTGCTCCGTCAAAACAACTTTACAGTAGCGTTTGTTGTCTTCATCCAACTCACGCACAACCACACCTAACTTTTCCAGCTTATTTACCACATAAGTAATACTCCCACTTGGAATACTAAGCTTTTCACTCAAAGTCTGTATATATTGCGGTCCTTTACTATAAATCATTTCCATGACCATAAAATTCTCAAGGGTTAATTCATGCGATGCGATATCTTTTTTCACATTTTCAAAAAGGGATTTCGACGCATTTAACCAAGTCCGAAATAACCGCAAATCTACCTGTGCATCATCCATCTTAAAACCCCCTAACTAGCTATCTATGCTTCATCATCTTCAACATTAAACATTGGGAACCGTTGGTATTGTTTAGCTTTTTCAATCACTAATTTACTGGAAGTAATATCTTCACCCGCTTCATTTACCACCGTCACACTTGTCATCGTAGAGATAACTTGACCACGAATTTCTTGCAAGTATGCTTGTCTTAATTCATCTCTTTCAACTATTTCTTCAGGTGTCAAACCTACTTCACGATTTTTTGCAGCGAGTTCATTGATTCTTGGCAAAATTGCAATCATATTCATTCTCCTTTTATCTCATTATTTTTTCATCCTATAAATAGGATATCTATATCCTAACATTAGGATGAACAATTGTCAAGTGATTGTTTGAATGAGTGTTTCAGAGATTTATATTATATCGTAAATTTTCATACTAAACGCTATAAGCTGTAGTAGTGTACTCATTAATTTGTTAAAATAGTATTATCACTAAAGTATTTTTCATTATACTTTCTAATAATTGAGGTGTTTCAATGGATTTAAAACTAACGGAGACTGATAAAAAAATATTAAATTCTTATGGAATTCTAGCGGAAGGTTTGAGTAATTTTCTCGGAAGCGCATATGAAATTGTCTTACATAGTTTAGAAGATTATGATCATTCAGCGATTAAAGTGTTCAATGGTTTTCATACTAATAGATCAGTAGGGGCACCAATTACTAATTTAGCTTTAACCATGTTAGAAGAGATTAAAGAATCACAACGACAAAATAATTCCTATCGATCAGATGTAACTTATTTTGTTGAAAACAGTCGAGGAGAACCAATGAAATCAACTACTATCGCCGTTTATGGTGAAAATGAAAGAGTTATCGGCTTATTATGTATTAACTTTTTTTTAAATACTCCTTTTAATGATATTATTCAATCATTTTCTAATTCAAACCAAACTTCATTGGTTTCTAATACTTTTTTTGATGAACAAGAAGAGTTTGTATCTGACAGTAGAGAAACAATAAATAAACGAATTTTAAAAACACAAGAAGAAGTTCTACAGGATACAACTGTCTCAACGTCAAACAAAAACAAAGAAATCATTTCACGTTTATATGATAATGGCGTTTTTAATTTCAAAGACGCAGTTACGATTACTGCTGATTTATTGAACATAAGTAAAAACACTGTTTACTTACATCTAAGGTCAACGAAAGAATAAAAAAAGTATCCTCGAACGTTCGTTGTTCGAGGATACTTTTTATTTTTTATTTTCAATAGCAGTTTTAAGTCGCTCTAATCCCATTTTTAAAACTGAACGAGGACAGCCTAAATTCCAACGAATAAAACCTGATCCACCTTCTCCTAGAACATAGCCATGAGTAACAATTATTTCTGCTTCTTTTTCAAATAAATTTACTAAATCATTATCACTTAATCCTAAGTAATTAAAATCTAACCAAGCGAAATAGGTACTTTGCGGTTGAAAGATACCTACATCAGGTAAATTAGTTTTCAAATACTCTTTCAAGAAATTAAAATTGCCATTAATATATTCCATTAACTCATTTGACCATTCATCAGAATTTGAAAAAGCAGCTTCAGTTGCATGATGACCAAAAATACTTTCACCATAATACTCATTATTTTTCTTTAATTGTTCTTTATAGACACTTATGAATTCTGGATTTTCTGAAATTACTAATGAATGTTTAATTCCAGTTACATTGAATGATTTACTAGCGCTTATGCAAGTAATAGAATTCATAGCAGCTTTTTCAGACAATGATGCTAAAGGTGTGAATGATTCACCCGGATATATTAGTCCAGCATATACTTCATCAGATAAAATAATAATATTATTTTCTGCGCAAAGATCAACTAATTGAATTAAATCATCTTGATTCCAAATACGTCCCATTGGATTATGTGGATTACAT
This window of the Fundicoccus culcitae genome carries:
- a CDS encoding NADPH-dependent FMN reductase, which produces MKVVGISASNMGTKTRIAMDYTMQVINEKYPDAITTLIDLAEVDVVFSDGRNYMDYEDDTKMVTETLMAADAIIIGTPIFQASIPATLKNIFDLLPENAFRDKVVSIIVTAGSSKHFLIADHQLKPILAYMKAQIVQTYVFIEDMDFYRKKIINDDVLFRIDRLVEDTMLMAEVQQKIREAQDSIYGF
- a CDS encoding LLM class flavin-dependent oxidoreductase; the protein is MEAYRINPANGMEIGLYTIGEHLRNPLTGERISAQQRILEIIETAKFAEEAGLDVVAVGESHQRLFTTQAHTVILGAIAQATTKIKIASSATVLSTSDPVRVYEDFATLDLISNGRAEIIAGRGSRLGAYDLLGVDIRDYEEIFEEKFELLLKLNQEERVTWYGNFRAPLNDAEILPQPLNGSLPIWRAVGGPAASAIKAGYAGAPMTLTTLGGPSTAFKPAVDGYRRAAQEAGFDTATLPIATTSLMYVAEDTQTALREFYPHLSSAMLQLKGEPYPKQQFAAAPDYRDALMVGSPQQIIDKILYQYEMYGHQRFLGEIDIGGMPMDQIKKNIELIATKIMPEVKKHTKK
- a CDS encoding DUF896 domain-containing protein — its product is MIAILPRINELAAKNREVGLTPEEIVERDELRQAYLQEIRGQVISTMTSVTVVNEAGEDITSSKLVIEKAKQYQRFPMFNVEDDEA
- a CDS encoding MarR family winged helix-turn-helix transcriptional regulator yields the protein MDDAQVDLRLFRTWLNASKSLFENVKKDIASHELTLENFMVMEMIYSKGPQYIQTLSEKLSIPSGSITYVVNKLEKLGVVVRELDEDNKRYCKVVLTEQGEALFNEVFPKHVAVIRENFEVLTESEKLQLTNLLKKMGLNAKAKQ
- a CDS encoding helix-turn-helix transcriptional regulator produces the protein MDLKLTETDKKILNSYGILAEGLSNFLGSAYEIVLHSLEDYDHSAIKVFNGFHTNRSVGAPITNLALTMLEEIKESQRQNNSYRSDVTYFVENSRGEPMKSTTIAVYGENERVIGLLCINFFLNTPFNDIIQSFSNSNQTSLVSNTFFDEQEEFVSDSRETINKRILKTQEEVLQDTTVSTSNKNKEIISRLYDNGVFNFKDAVTITADLLNISKNTVYLHLRSTKE